DNA from Tepidisphaeraceae bacterium:
CCGCCCGCTGGACGCGGTGGCCTACGAGTTGATGAACGAGCCGGCCGCCCCCGATCCGGCCGACTGGAACCGCGTGGCGATGTACCCGTTCCGCGCCATCCGCCAGCGCGAGCCGCAGCGGACGATCGTCTTAGGGTCCAACGAGGGCAACCAGGCCAAAACGTTCGACCAGCTCGACGTGCCGCCCGACGAGCATTTGATCCTGACCTTCCACCACTATCACCCCATGCCGTTGACGCACTATCGCGCTGGCTGGACGAAGCACCAGGAGACGTACGCCGGCCCCGTGCACTACCCGGGCCCGTCGCTGTTGCCCGAGGACGAGGCGCTCGTGCCACCGGCCGACCGCGAGCATTACGCGAAGGTGAATAAGCCGTACGACCGCGCTTCGATCGTTGCCGACTTCGCCAAGCCACTGGCGGTGCGACAGCGGACGGGCCACCCGCTGTACTGCGGCGAGTTCGGGTGCATCAACCGGGCGCCCGACGAGCCGCGTTACCGCTGGTATCGCGACATGGTGAGCGTGTTCGACGAGTTCGACATTGCCTGGACGGCCTGGGACTGGCGCGGGCAGTTCGCGATCCTGGACGAGCACGGCCAACCGACCCTGGCGTTGCGCGGGTTGCTGGGAACGTGAAACGCACGGCCGACCGGGCTACACTGTTGCCGTGAGCCCTGCCGATATCATCACCCTGCTGCGCAACACGTTCGGCGACGAGCGGATCGTCGCGTCGTTCGCCGACAAGCACCCGCGCGTTCACGTGAACGCTGCCGACTGGCGATCGATCGCCGAGTTCCTGCGGTTTGACCCGCGGCTGTCGTTCGACTGGCTCGCGAATCTGGGCGGCATCGACTACGCCGCCGACGGCAAGATGTGCGTGCTGTACGATTTGTGGAGCTTCGACCTGCGGCACACGTTCGCGGTGAAGGTCTTCACGCCGCGCGACCAGCCTCAGGTGCCGAGCGTGGTCGACCTCTGGTCGGCCGCCGACTGGCACGAGCGCGAGACGATGGACATGTTCGGCGTCGGGTTCCCTGGCCATCCCGACCCGCGGCGCATCCTGCTGGCCGACGACTGGGTGGGCCATCCGCTGCGGAAGGATTACGTCTTCCCCACTGAGTACCAAGGCATCCCCGGCTCCGGCCCGAAGCCGCGGTGACGGGTCGCGCGAAATCCAGCCATCACGTTCGGTGCTTATCTCTGCAGGCACACTAGCCCACGTACACGTCTCAACCTAGCCGCTTCACCGACGGGCGAAACTGTGAGCCACAACACACGACTACGAAAGACTTTCGGTCTTTCTAGCTACGCGTGAAGCGGGGTTGGCGGCGGCGCCACCACGCCAATTCCTGCTACGGATTCCTGCGTTCCGACATATCGCGAGTGCGACGCGCGGAAGCGATGCACTGCGTTCGACCGCGCAGTTAACGTTAAGCAGCGACCGCGCGTAAGGGTTTCTATTCACGCGAGTTGCCTTCGGACCGCCTCGATGGGAGTGACTACGAAAAATTAGTTAGCAGCTGCTGATTAAGGGTAAATTCTGACTTGCATTTGTGTAGGTGTGGTATATGATTTCGCTCGTTCACCGGATGTGAACACGAAGACATTGATGTGCTAACGCCGTCACCGTCTTGTTGTCGGGGGTGATCCCCGCAGAAGGTTCCCCCCCTCCTTCTGCACCCCCCGACATTAAACTTCACTCTCAACCGTTCGGCCTCCCCTCCGAACGATTCACAAAGTTGAGAGCCCTCGCCGCGGATCTCCCCCGTCCGCGGCCTTTTTTTGCGCAGAATCAGGGCGCACGTTTTGACCCCTCCGGGTTGGAATGTTTGTTTGAACTAATTATTCCTCAAACGTCCGATATTCGGGAAGAACTGGCCGCTAAAGCGGCCAGTCCAGTGGTGTTTGTGGGGAGATCATGCTTGAGGCGCGGGGAGCGTGAGGTGCGTTACCGTTCGGTTCCAGTGTGCGGGTAGTCCGCTACGGTGCGCTGGCGTCGAAGTAGGCGCGAACGACATCACGATAGCGGTCCGGCACCGATTCCAATGAGACGGGTGTGGGCGCCGTGACGTCGCGAC
Protein-coding regions in this window:
- a CDS encoding cellulase family glycosylhydrolase is translated as MPVNIRRGVNISHWLSQSNARGQKRRDWFGRDDMMRLRELGLDHIRLPIDEEQMWTTAGAREAEAFDLMQSALDWAAAAEMRVIVDLHILRTHYFQDESPPLFTQPAEAERFAGLWADLSDALHTRPLDAVAYELMNEPAAPDPADWNRVAMYPFRAIRQREPQRTIVLGSNEGNQAKTFDQLDVPPDEHLILTFHHYHPMPLTHYRAGWTKHQETYAGPVHYPGPSLLPEDEALVPPADREHYAKVNKPYDRASIVADFAKPLAVRQRTGHPLYCGEFGCINRAPDEPRYRWYRDMVSVFDEFDIAWTAWDWRGQFAILDEHGQPTLALRGLLGT
- a CDS encoding NADH-quinone oxidoreductase subunit C, with the protein product MSPADIITLLRNTFGDERIVASFADKHPRVHVNAADWRSIAEFLRFDPRLSFDWLANLGGIDYAADGKMCVLYDLWSFDLRHTFAVKVFTPRDQPQVPSVVDLWSAADWHERETMDMFGVGFPGHPDPRRILLADDWVGHPLRKDYVFPTEYQGIPGSGPKPR